In Cicer arietinum cultivar CDC Frontier isolate Library 1 chromosome 7, Cicar.CDCFrontier_v2.0, whole genome shotgun sequence, a single window of DNA contains:
- the LOC101509351 gene encoding transcription factor bHLH71 codes for MALETLSSSNNDFSNFIIYDTISATPFSTTTTESHNNICFLENRMNNELAFDHNNNNYDVMMKNRKRQCSRENEEEEEEERIGNSKQMVQGRKKRRRKPRVCKNKEEAETQRITHITVERNRRKQMNEHLAVLRSLMPESYVQRGDQASIVGGAIEFVKELEHLLQSLEAKKLQLLQQEVAQSNEDDTSISKLMIRPPFAQFFVYPQYTWSQNPNKYTSKTKAAIADIEVTLIETHANLRILTRRRTGQLTKLVAGFQTLFLTILHLNVTTIDPLVFYSISAKVEEGFQLGSVDGIATAVHHILGRIEEETSLCC; via the exons ATGGCTTTAGAAACTCTTTCATCATctaataatgatttttcaaacttcaTTATCTATGACACaatttcagcaactccatttagTACTACAACAACAGAGTctcataataatatttgtttctTGGAAAATAGAATGAACAATGAGCTTGCATTTGATCATAACAACAATAACTATGATGTGATGATGAAGAATAGAAAACGGCAATGTTCAAGAgagaatgaagaagaagaagaagaagaaagaattgGAAATAGCAAACAAATGGTGCAAGGGAGAAAAAAGAGGAGAAGGAAACCAAGAGTTTGTAAGAACAAAGAAGAGGCAGAGACACAGAGAATCACTCACATTACTGTTGAGAGAAATCGTAGGAAACAGATGAATGAACATCTTGCTGTTCTTCGTTCACTCATGCCTGAATCTTATGTCCAAAGG GGTGACCAAGCCTCAATAGTAGGAGGGGCCATAGAGTTTGTAAAGGAGCTAGAACACCTCTTACAATCACTTGAAGCTAAAAAGCTACAACTATTACAACAAGAAGTAGCACAAAGCAATGAAGATGACACATCCATTTCAAAACTCATGATAAGACCACCTTTTGCACAATTTTTTGTGTATCCTCAATACACATGGTCCCAAAATCCTAACAAATACACATCAAAGACCAAAGCTGCCATAGCTGATATCGAGGTTACATTAATCGAGACTCATGCAAATCTTAGAATCCTCACTAGGAGAAGAACAGGACAACTAACAAAATTGGTGGCTGGTTTTCAAACACTCTTCCTCACTATCCTTCATCTCAATGTCACTACCATTGACCCTTTGGTATTCTACTCTATTAGTGCCAAG gTTGAAGAAGGATTCCAACTTGGTTCAGTAGACGGTATTGCAACAGCAGTTCATCACATACTTGGAAGAATTGAGGAAGAAACTTCACTTTGCTGTTAA
- the LOC101509672 gene encoding uncharacterized protein At4g17910 — MDAPLPKPSFNPNKLLKEQFVSNLTGSSLLELVALTVTIPILVLIRHSFTSIPITGDSLKKKNEDASFEHRSFKAYLATLTLDFLVIVVPMLLFFTVLGDWNYILASLFTILTLLYIAVKRPGGPSPDLGDPNSLRAYITSYRVIVMIITVLCILAVDFRIFPRRYAKTETYGASLMDLGVGAFVLANSFVSRQARNIASVNWKTAIVSSSPLILLGFFRLVTTTGVDYQVHMSEYGVHWNFFFTLAAISILTSFINIPPQYSGVFGSFILVGYQFSLMHGLNHYLLSNERGTDIISQNKEGIFSIFGYWGMYLIGVHLGNYLIFGSHSSAFRSSRWFRTRVWVLSILFWLLTVLLDRHVERISRRTCNLPYITMVLADNLQLISILTLADLIPGRKTSILEEALNQNLLATFLLANILTGLVNLSVDTLSTSSTTALFIMLIYSYILSTVIGIAAYFGMKLKFW; from the exons ATGGATGCTCCTCTGCCCAAACCCTCCTTCAACCCCAACAAGCTACTCAAAGAACA ATTCGTAAGCAATTTGACCGGATCCTCTTTGCTTGAACTCGTAGCTCTTACAGTAACTATCCCT ATTCTGGTTCTTATTCGTCACTCCTTCACCTCCATTCCTATAACTG GTGACTCCTTGAAGAAGAAAAACGAGGATGCATCATTTGAGCATAGGAGTTTCAAAGCTTACCTAGCTACATTGACTCTAGATTTTCTTGTCATCGTTGTTCCTATGCTCTTATTTTTCACT GTACTTGGTGACTGGAACTATATCTTGGCAAGTTTGTTCACAATCTTAACATTGCTTTATATTGCTGTAAAGAG GCCTGGTGGTCCATCTCCTGATTTAGGAGATCCCAATTCTCTTAGGGCATATATTACTTCGTACAGAGTTATTGTG ATGATTATAACTGTCTTGTGCATCTTGGCTGTTGATTTCAGAATATTTCCTAGAAGATATGCGAAGACTGAAACATACGGAGCTAGTTTG ATGGATCTTGGAGTAGGAGCATTTGTTTTAGCAAATTCATTTGTTTCTCGGCAAGCACGGAATATTGCATCTGT AAACTGGAAGACTGCAATAGTTTCATCTAGTCCACTTATCCTCTTAGGATTTTTTCGTCTTGTTACAACAACTGGTGTGGATTATCAG GTGCATATGAGTGAATATGGCGTGCATTGGAATTTCTTCTTCACGCTTGCTGCTATCTCGATCCTTACATCCTTTATTAATATTCCCCCACAATATTCTGGAGTTTTTGGATCATTTATCCTAGTAG GGTACCAGTTCAGTTTGATGCATGGTTTAAATCATTATTTGCTTTCTAATGAAAGAGGAACGGATATCATAAGTCAAAACAAGGAGGGGATTTTTAGCATATTTG GATATTGGGGTATGTACCTTATTGGTGTCCATTTAGGAAACTATCTTATCTTTGGAAGCCATTCGTCTGCATTTAGAAGTAGCAGGTGGTTTCGGACGAGAGTTTGGGTTCTGTCAATCCTGTTTTG GTTATTAACCGTGCTTCTAGATAGGCACGTGGAAAGAATTTCACGGAGAACG TGCAACCTGCCATATATTACTATGGTGTTGGCCGACAATCTACAG CTAATATCAATTCTAACACTGGCCGATCTTATTCCTGGACGTAAAACTTCAATACTGGAAGAAGCATTGAATCAGAACTTACTGGCTACATTTCTTCTG GCAAATATCCTCACTGGGTTGGTAAACTTGTCTGTTGATACCCTTTCGACGTCATCAACAACAGCTCTTTTTATCATGCTTATCTattcttatattttatcaaCTGTGATTGGAATTGCAGCTTATTTTGGAATGAAGTTAAAATTTTGGTGA
- the LOC101507968 gene encoding RING-H2 finger protein ATL52 — protein sequence MSPLQYPKTWIPYENTKDCSQGFCSIYCPQWCYIVYSYTPPPPSLQYHDNDSKSNVSPLVISFLGILATAFLLLSYYTLISKYCGHRVSTRRNSTDPVDDSQRNRRENHQVSNFGLDEALIKSMAVFKYKKRETFVGVSDCSVCLSEFQDDESVRILPNCNHVFHVSCIDKWLKSNSSCPLCRSNIFTLNNVSTFEVQDVVIELPLRNETFSQDEQIVVGSGNELRGVEIAMMMNHGGGGDSKHAFRA from the coding sequence ATGTCTCCTCTTCAATATCCAAAAACTTGGATTCCCTATGAAAATACCAAAGACTGTTCACAAGGATTTTGCAGCATCTACTGTCCACAATGGTGCTACATAGTTTACAGTTACACTCCTCCACCACCATCTCTTCAATACCATGATAATGATTCAAAATCAAATGTCTCTCCTCTTGTTATTTCATTCCTTGGAATCTTAGCCACTGCTTTTCTACTACTAAGTTACTATACTCTCATATCCAAATACTGTGGTCACAGAGTATCTACAAGAAGAAATAGCACTGACCCAGTTGATGATTCGCAACGAAATCGCCGCGAAAACCATCAAGTTTCAAACTTTGGCCTAGATGAGGCTCTAATAAAGTCCATGGCAGTTTTCAAGTACAAAAAAAGAGAAACTTTTGTTGGTGTAAGTGATTGTTCTGTTTGTTTAAGTGAGTTTCAAGATGATGAAAGTGTTAGAATATTACCAAATTGTAACCATGTTTTTCATGTTTCTTGTATTGATAAATGGTTAAAATCTAACTCTAGTTGTCCTCTATGTCGTTCTAACATATTCACTTTGAATAATGTTTCAACATTTGAAGTTCAAGATGTAGTTATAGAACTTCCTTTGAGAAATGAAACTTTTTCACAAGATGAACAAATAGTTGTTGGAAGTGGGAATGAATTAAGGGGGGTGGAAATAGCAATGATGATGAATcatggtggtggtggtgattCAAAGCATGCATTTCGTGCT